A portion of the Treponema rectale genome contains these proteins:
- the xseB gene encoding exodeoxyribonuclease VII small subunit, with protein MNNFEQDLKRLEELSSAIKQSDISLEDALKDFEEGIKLAKGLEKTLDKIEAKVQILMNSPELEEEPSDDTSEEQSVKKPRAKKNEQPVLDLFTPNTEIIGTRS; from the coding sequence ATGAACAATTTCGAACAGGATCTTAAGAGACTTGAAGAGCTTTCTTCGGCAATAAAACAGAGTGACATTTCTCTGGAAGACGCACTGAAAGATTTTGAGGAAGGAATAAAACTTGCTAAAGGACTTGAAAAAACTCTTGATAAAATTGAAGCAAAAGTTCAGATCCTTATGAATTCCCCTGAACTTGAGGAAGAACCTTCAGACGATACCAGTGAAGAACAGTCCGTAAAAAAACCGAGGGCAAAGAAAAATGAACAGCCTGTTCTTGATCTTTTTACGCCGAATACAGAAATTATCGGAACAAGATCTTAA